Genomic segment of Zerene cesonia ecotype Mississippi chromosome 7, Zerene_cesonia_1.1, whole genome shotgun sequence:
CCTTACAATTCttacttgtatatatatgtttatactttccgtataaagttaatttgcaataaattcCTATTATTGCAttgacaaacatacatattattataaaagatttcGAGGAGCCTGTTACGCAATAAAAAACactgtattttaattcaattctcGTTCGTAGTGAATAAAGGAGATGAAAAAAGCACACAGAAAAAATTATCGAAATCGGTTACTTTGGATATTttgagtaaatatattaaaagtagtAGTAGGTATAGGTAGTAgcagttttatgttatttatggtTAAAGTTTTAGTTAGATTCCGTCTAGTCGTTGTTCTTATAAAATTGCCCATAATATTAATCGATCTTTTTAAATGCATGACACTGCCGAAATTCGTATGTTACGTTATTGGTCCAGTTAATTCGCCGCAATGGTCATACGTCAGGCGTTCGTCCTCAATGCGTGCTCAGCGTCTTAGTTACCCGTGCAATACTTATGACGAAACGTACAAGGtgaatcttattttatttgtataaatgctGGCTATTGTCCTCAAATTGTACATACCACTTGGTACTACCAACAACACAACAAATTTACCAAAATGATCGGAAAGGTACGAAGAAATCGATTttgatctatttattttacaatagcaTCCTAGCAATCGGATATCGGTTAGAATCAGGAATTGTGCTTAATTTTTTGCAACTGAATAGGAGCATTTGTCTCATTAACTAGACTTAGATATATTTCATCGTTCGTTTTAcagttttatacatatatttcatacattttttttcgttgcttatttcttatttaattttctttgatgCAGGTCTTCTTCCTCGCTGCTCTCGCCTTAGCTGCCGCCAAACCAGGCGTTCCAGCGGCGCTAGTAGCCCCAGCTCCCCTTGTTGCCGCCGCTCCATTGGTTGCAGCACCCTCACCTATAGTCACAGCCTCCAGCTCACAGTACATTGCAAGAAACTACAATGGAGTGGTAGCTGCCCCAGTAGCGGCACCCCTAGTAGCTGCACCAGCGTACTACGCTCCTGCAGCTAGATACCTCGCTCCAGCCGCTCAGTACTATTCCGCTCCCCTTACATACGCGTACGCATCCTCTGCTCCTCTTATCGCgcttaaataaatgaagactTTCCTAATTCGAATTAAATAGACTTTaccaatatcataatttttattttgtaatcctTTGAATCCATTACGATACCACTTTAAAGTACTATGTAAATTAAGAGTATCTACAAATTATGAGTAACTTGTTGATATGAGAAAGAAGTATATATAAACAGCCTAAtagagtaaaaataaaatgatccaaaaaaacaaaaatacattcaaacaaTGAATGTTTACATGACAATTAACCACATTACAAATTTGACATGACAATTGAAATGGATGTCAACAAACTTACAATACAAGCAATGTGAAAGAACTAGATGCAATATCACAGA
This window contains:
- the LOC119840778 gene encoding cuticle protein 16.5-like → MIGKVFFLAALALAAAKPGVPAALVAPAPLVAAAPLVAAPSPIVTASSSQYIARNYNGVVAAPVAAPLVAAPAYYAPAARYLAPAAQYYSAAAAPAALVAPAAAAYAVAPYASSYSAHSINHAVAAPVYANAPLVASAPYVAAPAPVVAASPVVAPSPFARYVASPYYL